TCCAACAGCACGGCCTACGTGTTGGACTCGCACCTGCATCCGGTGGCACCGGGCATCGTCGGGGATTTGTTCGTCGGCGGGGATGGCCTCGCCTGGGGTTACTGGGAGCGGCCCGACCTCACCGCCACTGCGTTCATCCCCCACCCCTTCGCGTCCACTCCCGGGGCCCGCCTCTATCGCACCGGAGATCTCGTCCGTCAGCGCCACGACGGAGCCTTCGACTTCGTGGGCCGCCGCGACCATCAGGTCAAGGTGCGCGGCTTCCGCATCGAGCCCGGTGAAATTGAAGCCGTCCTTCGCCAGCACCCGGCCGTACGCGAAGCCCTGGTGCTCGTGCGTGAGGACTCGCCCGGCGACAAGCGTCTGGTCGCCTACGTCACCTTCCGCGACACGGTGATGACCAGCGACCTGCGCTCCCACGTCCAGGGTTCGCTTCCCAGCCACATGGTTCCCTCCGCGTTCGTGCTGCTGGACGCGCTGCCCATGACGCCCAATGGGAAGGTGGACCGCCGCGCGCTGCCTGTGCCCGAAGGCGAAGCAGCGCCGACAGCGGGCACTCGGCCCCTGACCGCACTGGAGCAGACGTTGAGCGCCATCTGGTGCGCGGTGCTGAACCTGGCCCACATCCCCGTCGATGCGAACTTCTTCGACCTGGGTGGGCACTCGCTGCTGGCCACGCAGATCGTCTCCCGTGCATCGCAGGTGCTGGGCATTCCCATCCCGGTGCGGACCCTCTTCGAGTTCCCCACCATTGAAGGCATGGCGCGTGCGTTGGAAGGACGCATGCAGGACTCGTCCGGGCCTGTTCCCGCGCTCCAGCCCTTGCACCGCGAGGGACCATTGTCCCTATCCTTCGCCCAGGAGCGGCTCTGGTTTCTCAACCAGCTCCACTCCGACCGGTCCGCGTACAACATGCCCATGGTGCTGCGGTTGGAAGGCGCGCTGGACGTGGACGCGATGGAGCGTGCCCTCCAGGCGCTGGTGGACCGGCACGAATCCCTGCGCACGGTCTTCCCGGGTGAAGGCGTTCCCGTCCAGCGCATCCTTCCCCAGTTGCCCGTGTCGCTCCGCCGCGTCGAGGCGTCCTCCCGGGACGAAGCGGAGGCCCTGCTGCGCGACGACGCGGAGACCCCATTCGACCTCGCGGAGGGACCACTGTTCCGCACCCTCCTGGTGCGCGAGGACGCTGAACACCACGTCCTGCTGCTCAACCTGCACCACATCGTCTCCGACGGTTGGTCGATGGGGGTGCTCTACCGCGAGCTGTCCGCCGAGTACGACGCGCGTCACGCCGGCCGTTCCTCGAACCTGGCGGCCCTGCCCGTGCAGTACGCGGACTTCGCGGCGCGGCAACGCCAGTGGCTCCAGGGCGACGTGCTCCAGCGGCAGCTCGATTTCTGGAAGCAGCAGCTCGCGGACGTGCCGCACGTCCTGGCGCTGCCCACGGATCATCCCCGCCCCGCCGTGCAGCAGTTCGCGGGTTCAACGCATGCTTTCACCCTCCCCAGAACCGTGCTCGATGCACTGGAGGGTCTGGGCCGCCAGGAAGGGGCCACGCTGTTCATGACGTTGATGGCGGGCTTCCAGTTGCTGCTGTCCCGCTACAGCGGGCAACGGGACTTCATCGTCGGAACGCCCATCGCCAACCGCACCCGCGAGGAGGTGGAAGGCCTCATCGGCTTCTTCGTGAACACGCTGCCGCTGCGGGCCCATCTGCGCGACGGAGCATCCTTCCGCGAGGTGCTGCGGCAGGTGCGCGACCGGGCGCTGGGCGCATACGCGCACCAGGAGCTTCCCTTCGAGAAGCTCGTGGAGGAACTGCACGTCGAACGCGCCCTGAGCCACGGGCCGCTGGTGCAGGCGATGTTCACCTTGCAGAACGCGCCCGGGGCGCCGCCCCAGCTTCCGGGCCTCCAGGTCCAGGTCCTGGAGCTTCAGACACCGACCGCCAAGTTCGACCTCACCCTGGACCTGACCGAAACCCCGGAAGGCCTCCGCGGCACGTTCGAGTACGCGACCTCGCTGTTCGAACCCCGCACCCTCGAACGGATGGCCGACCACTTCCGCCGCATCCTCGAAGGCGCCCTCCGTCAGCCGGATGTGGCCATCCATGGCCTGCCCTGGCTGTCCGAAGCGGAGCGCCAGCAGGTCCTCACGGCCTGGAACGACACCGGCCGGCCCTATCCGCGCGACGCCTCCCTGGTGCGGACCTTCGAAGCCCAGGTGGCCACGCGCCCGGACGCCATCGCCGTGCGCCATGGCCCCCAGGTGCTCACCTACGCGGAGCTGGACGCCCGTGCCAACCAGCTCGCGTGGACCCTCAAGGCTCAGGGTGTTGGACCAGAGGCGCCGCGGGTCGGCGTGTGCTTGCCGCGCTCCATCGACCTCATCGTGTCACTGGTTGCCATCCTCAAGGCGGGCGGCGCCTACGTGCCGTTGGATCCGGACTACCCGGCGGACCGCCTGGCCCTGATGATCTCCGATGCGAAGGTGCATCGGATCATCACGGGTACGGCGTCCTCCATCCGGTTCTCGTCAGACAGCGTGGGATGCATCCGCATCGATGCGCTGGAGGCACCTGCGCATTCCGGCTCGCCTTACGACGCGGCGCGCTTCCATCCCCTGGATCCCGCCTACCTCATCTACACGTCCGGCTCCACGGGCCGGCCCAAGGGCGTCTGCGTTCCGCATCAAGCCGTGATGCGCCTGGTGATGGATCCGGACTACATCTCCTTTGGCCCGGACGACCGCGTGGCCCAGGCGGCGACGGTTTCCTTCGATGCCTCGACCTTCGAGGTGTGGGGCGCGCTGCTCAATGGCGCCACGCTCGTCCTGTTCTCGAAGGAGGAGATCCTCGACCCCTTGGCACTGGCCCGGGGTCTGCGGGACGAGCGCATCACCGCCATGTTCCTCACCACGTCCCTCTTCAACCACGTCACCCGACTCGAGCCCACGGCCTTCAACAGCCTGTCCACGCTCGTCGTTGGTGGCGAGGCCCTGGACCCGGCCTGCGTGAACCGGCTGCTCGCTCACGGTGGGCCTCGAAGGCTGGTGAACGGCTACGGCCCCACGGAGAACACCACCTTCAGCACGTGGCATCTCATCACGGAGCCCGTCACGGGCGCAGTGCCCATCGGCAGGCCCCTCTCCAACAGCACCGCCTACGTGCTGGATGCGCACCTGCATCCGGTGGCACCGGGCATCGTCGGGGAGCTGTTCGTCGGCGGGGACGGCCTCGCCTGGGGCTACTGGGAGCGGCCAGAGCTTACTGCCACCGCCTTCATCCCCCACCCCTTCGCCTCCACTCCAGGCGCCCGCCTCTACCGCACCGGAGATCTCGTCCGGCAGCGCAACGACGGCGCCTTCGACTTCGTGGGACGCCGCGACCACCAGGTCAAGGTGCGCGGCTTCCGCATCGAGCCGGGTGAAATCGAAGCCGTCCTGCGCCAGCACCCGGCCGTACGCGAAGCGCTGGTGCTCGTGCGTGAGGATTCACCGGGTGACAAGCGACTGGTCGCCTACGTCACCTTCCGTGATGCCGTGACCGCCCAGGATTTGCGCGCCCACGTCCAGGGCTCGCTCCCCAGCCACATGGTCCCCTCCGCGTTCGTGCTGCTGGAGGCGCTGCCACTCAACGCGAACGGCAAGGTGGACCGCCGCGCCCTGCCCCGTCCTTCCGACTCCACGGACACGGTGGAGGCCGACGTGCCGCCTCGCACTCCGCTGGAACAACAGATCGCGGACATCTGGGCGGAGGTCCTGGGGCGCAAGGTCATCAGCGTCACCGCGAGCTTCTTCGACCTGGGCGGACACTCGCTGCTCGCGGCGCAGCTCGTGTCCAGGCTGTCGGAGCACTTCTCGTTCAAGGTCCCGCTCCAGGTCCTCTTCCAGAGTCCGACGGTCGCGGCGTTGGCCCAGTGGATCCAGGCGAAGCTCACGCCCGATGCGCCGGTGGCCACGCAGGGGCCCACGCTTCCGGAAGGCATCGTGCAACTCCAGCAGGGGCGCTCCGACCTTCCGCCGCTGTGGTGCATGCATCCGGTGGGTGGCACGGTGTTCTGCTACCAGGATCTCGTGCGGGCGCTCGGTCCAGAGCGCACGGTGTATGGCTTCCAGGCTCCCGGCGTGAACGGCGAGTGCCCGCCGCTGGCCAGCATCGAAGCGCTCGCGTCGCACCATCTGGGCGCCTTGCTCCAGTGGCAACCCCAGGGGCCCTACTACTTCGTGGGCCTCTCCATGGGCGGCACCATCGTCTACGAGATGGCCCAGCGCATGCGCGAGCTGGGCATTCCTCCGGCGCTGCTCGTCTTCCTCGACACGCCCGGCCCCGGCCAGATGCCCACGCAGTTCGAGGACGACGCCGCACTGCTCGCCGCTGTGTTCGGCGCGGACACGCCCGCGCTCGCCGAGCGCCTGCGCTCCCTGCCTCCGCACGAGCAGATGAAGGAGGTGCTGCGTCAGGCCCGCGAGGGCGCGACGGTGCCGGAGTCGTATTCGCTGCGCGACCTGGAGATCTTCCTGGACGTGTGGAAGGCCCACATGCGCGCCCTCTTCAGCTACGAGCCCAAGCCCTACGGGGGTTCAGCCACGTACCTGAAGGCCCAGGTCCACGTGCCGCCCCACCCGCTGCATCCGGAACAGCCGTGGCAGGGGCTCGTGCGGCACGGGCTGGAGGTGCTGCCCGTGCCCGGCAACCATCAGACGATGATCGAACCGCCGAACGTCGAGACCATGGCGCGGCACCTGTCCGAGTGCATGCGGCGCATCGAGGATGCCGTGGCCCGAAGCTCGGTCGCATAGCGGCCCGAGGAGCCCCCGGCGGCATGTCCGGTGAGCGGACGGCCGGGGGGCGAGGCAGTGCAGGACCGGAAGGACTGGGAGCGCCTGGGCGTACTAGCGCCTCCATGACCAACACCATTCGACGCGCCTTCGCGGCGCTGCTGACGCTGACGTGTCTCGGGGCGCTCTCCGCCCAGGCCGCCACGGGTGTGCAGGGCCCCGTGCCGCCGGCCTTCCAGAATCGCTTGATGGTGGGCCTCTTCGAAGAGGCCGGCCAGAACTGGATGCGGGACAGCAACGTGCCGTGGGACGCGCGCTACCGCTACTTCACCAAGGGCTGGGCGGACAACTGGGGCTACGGCGCCCGCGACGGCAGCTGGGCCGCCAGCTTCTTCACGGAGACGAAGGCGCAGGGCTACGTCCCCGTCGTCACCTACTACCAGCTCTTCGGTGAGCCGGGCGGCGGCGAGCAGCAGACGCTCGCGAAGCTGAAGAACGCCTCCACCATGCGCTCCTACTTCGAGGACGTGAAGCTGCTCCTCCAGCGCGCCAAGAGCTTTGGCAGCCCGGTCATCCTCCACGTGGAGCCGGACGCGGTGGGCTTCCTCCAGTTCCAGACGGCCTCCAACCCCAACGCTCCCGCGGCCATCGCCTCCTCGGGGATGCCGGAGCTCGCGGGCCTGCCCAACACCGTCGCCGGATGGAGCCTGGCGTTCCTCCAGCTGCGCAAGGCCGTGGGCGCGAACAACGTCGTGCTGGGCCTGCACATCTCCGCGTGGGCCAGCGGCAAGGACATCGCGTTCAACTCGCTGACGGATCCGCTCCAGCCGGAGGTGGACAAGGTCGTCAACTTCCTCAAGCCGCTGGGCCTGGGCACCAACGTCACCGGCGCCACCTATGACGTGATCGTGGGCGATCCGCTGGACCGCGACGCGGACTTCTACCGGCTCACGCAGGGCGCGGATCACACGTGGGACATGAGCGACTCCGCGTCCCTCACGTCGCGCTCGTACAACCGCTATGCGGAGTGGCTGCGCCTCTGGAACCAGACCTCCGGCAAGCGCTGGATGCTGTGGCAGATCCCGCTGGGCAACTCCAACCACCTCAACATCAACAACGGCGGCGGGCCGCGCCAGGGCTACAAGGACAACCGCACCGAGTACTTCTTCGGCGCGAGCGGTGACGCGCACCGGCGCAAGTTCGCCAACGTGGGCGTCGTCGCCCTGATGTACGGCGCGGGCGCGGGCGGCCAGAGCTCCTACCAGAACGACCAGGGCACCGACGGCCAGCCGTACCTGAAGCAGCGCGCGGGCGCGTTCCTCAACGCGGGCGGACTGAGCCTGCCCGCGGCCGGCACCACGCTCCCGCCCCCGGGCGGCGGCGGCTCCACCGACGGAGGCACCGTGGACGCCGGCACCCCGCCGGTCGACGCGGGCACTCCCGACGGCGGCACGCGCCCCGATGGTGGCACCGACGGCGGTGTGGACGGCGGCACGCGTCCGGACGCCGGCACCGACGGCGGCACCGGCTCCTCCGACGCGGGCACTCCGGCCGATCCGTCGAAGTACGGCTTTGAATCCAGCGCGCAGGGCTGGACCGCCAGCGGCGCCGCGCTGTCGGTCGTGAGCAGCACCACGGCCAAGGCCTACGCGGGCATTCATTCGCTGGCCGTGCCCTTCAACGGCACGTCCGGCAACGGCACCGTGGCCGTGTCCAACGCGGCCGTGCCGTCCGGCAAGACGGTGACGTTCCAGCTGTGGCTGCCCACTGGCAGCAAGATCACCGGCGTCCAGCCCTACGCCCTGGAAGGCGCCTCCGCGAACTGGCGCTGGACGGGCAACTGGATTCCCGTGGGCAGCCTCAAGGCCGGCGCGTGGAATGCCATCACCGTGAAGCTGCCCTCCGGCTCCACCACCCCGCTGTACCAGTTGGGCGTGGAGTTCCAGACGACGGGCACGTGGAAGGGCATGGTCTACCTCGACGCCGTCAGCTGGTAGTCCAAGCAGTTCCCGGTCTCGCGGGCGCGTGCAACCGCCCGCGGGACCGACGTAGGGTAGCGGCCCCCGTGAGCCCCCTGCCCTCCGCCGTTCCCGCCTCCCGCGAGCGCGTGCGCGCCATCGACTGGCTGCGCGGCCTCTCCGTCCTCTTCATGATCCAGACCCATGCGCTCGTGCTGCTCACCCCCGAGCTGCGCAAGAGCGTGTGGACCGGGCGGCTGCTCAAGGTGGACGGGCTGGTGGCCCCCGCGTTCATCTTCTCCGCCGGGTTCGCGCTGGCGCTGCTCATGGTGCGCAGCGCCGCCGCGGGCGTGCTGAACGAGCGCGTGCGCCGCAACCTGCGCCGCATCACGGAGGTGTTCGCCGTCGCCGCGCTCGTCAACTGGGTGTGGTTCCCCATCCGAACCGAACCTGTGTGGCTCTTGCGCCTGGACATCCTCCACTGCGTGGGGCTGTGCCTGCTGCTCACCCTGCCCATGGCCGCGCTGCTGGCCTCACGTCCGCGCGTGCTCGCGGGCACCGCGTTCGTCCTGGCGATGGTGGCGTTCGCGCTGGCGCCCTTCAGCGACTCCGCGGGCGAGCCCTGGGCGTCGTTCCTGCGCAAGTCCAACTGGGCCCCCTTCCCGCTGGTGCCATGGGTGGGCTTCGCGTGGCTGGGCGCCTTCGCGGGCTGCATCGCGGGGGCGTGGGGCCGCAAGGGACTGGCCCGGGCCCTGGGCTTCCTCATCGCGCTGGGGCTTGTGGGCACGCTGATGCCGGGCGTGCTCAACAACCTCTACCCGCCGCACCGCTTCTTCGTCACCAACCCGTCCAACTCCGCCACCCGCTTCATGTGGGTCTGCGCGGTGCTGCTCGTGATGCTGTGGGTGGAGGGGCGGATGGCGCCGGACGCGAAGCCTTCGCGCGCGCGCCGCTTCCTGGAAGTCTTTGGCACCGCGTCGCTGTCCGCGTACTTCTTCCACGAGATGCTGCTGTACTACCGCGTCTTCGGCGTCTTCTCGTTCCAGAAGCTGTGGGGCGACTCCAGCGGGTGGCTGAAGTACGCCGGCCTGCTCGCGCTGCTCATCGCGTGCACGTTCGTGCTGTGCCTCGCGTGGGATCCGGTGGAGCGCGCGGTGAAGAAGGCCTTCGCGCGCGCCGGACAGTGGCTGCTCAGTGCGCCGCGCTGGCTGCGGCCTGTTCGAAGGCGCGGATGATCTCCGGCGGGGCCTGCACCAGTTCGATGAGGACGCCCTCGCCGCTCAGCGGGAACTGATCGCTGGCCTTCGGGTGGATGAAACACACGTCGAAGCCCGCCGCGCCCTTGCGGATGCCGCCGGGCGTGAAGCGCATGCCCTGCCCTTCCAGCCACTTGACGGCCACCGCCAGGTCATCCACCCACAGCCCCACGTGGTTGAGCGCCGGGTCGTGCACCTTGGGACGGCCGTCGGGATTGACGGGCTGCATCAAGTCCACCTCCACCTTGAAGGGGCCCGCGCCCGCCACGACGATGTCCTCGTCCACGTTCTCCTTCTCGCTGCGGTAGGTGCCGTGGGCCGTCAGGCCCAGCGTGTCCACCCACAGCTTGCGCAGGGCGCCCTTGTCGAGCCCTCCGATGGCGATCTGCTGGATGCCCAGAATCCGGAACGGTCGTGTCGTCTCCATGGCCGGGGACCGTCGCAAAAGGGGTCCCCCCACGCAAGCGCGGCCCACGTCCGGGCCCGGGAAAAATTCACCAGATAAACCCATTCCGGAGGTCGGCCGTTTCCAGGGGCACGCTGACTTCCTCCCGTCGTCCCGGAGCCGCCCATGTCCCCGTTCTTCTCGAAGCGCCGCGTGTCCTTCGTCAGTGGTGCCCTCCTCTGCGCCAGCCTCGTGAGCGCGTGCTCTTCGAGGGAGCCCGCGCAGGGCAGCATGTCGGCGCACGCCGAGCTCAAGCCGCAGGCCATGGCGACCACCCAGAGCGTCCCCAAGGACGCCGACGAGCGCTTTGCCCGCCCCATGCCTCCGCCCCCCTCCACCCCGGCCGCGGCCCCGGCCGCTAAGAAGCGCGGTGACGTCGCCGCCGCGCCCGCGCCCATGATGGTCGAGGAGCGTGAGGCTTCCGATGCCCTGGCGGCGGCGGAGCCGGCCATGCGGCGCCCCCCGCCGGCGAAGGCCGCCATGACCATGGGCGCGGCGACGGGCGCCCTCGGTGGAGCCCCGGCTCCGATCCAGCAGCCCCTGGAAAAGCGCAAGCTGGAGATGGATGGCGACAAGGGCGTCGCCGAGGGCGGCAACGTCTTCGAGACCTACAAGGCCAACGCCTTCACCGAGACGGCGAAGGACAACCTGTCCACCTTCGCGGCGGACGTGGACACGGCCTCCTACTCCATGGCGCGGCGCTACCTGCAGCAGGGCCAGCTGCCGCCCACCCACGCAGTGCGCGTGGAGGAGTTCGTCAACTACTTCAAGTACCGCTACACCCCGCCGGAGGAAGGCGCCTTCACGGTGCACCTGGAGGGCGCGCCCTCGCCCTTCAATCAGCGCCGCCAGTTCGTGCGCGTGGGCGTGCAGGGCAAGGTCGTCTCCAAGTCGCAGCGCAAGCCCGCGCACCTGGTGTTCCTGGTGGACACCAGCGGCTCCATGGCGTCGTCGGACAAGCTGCCGCTGGCCATTGAATCCATCAAGGTCGCGGTGAAGAACCTCAATGAGAACGACACCGTGGCGCTCGTCACCTACGCGGGCTCCACTCGGGACGTGCTGGCCCCCACGCCCGCCACGGACGTGAAGAAGATCCACGCGGCGCTGGACACGCTGGTCGCGGGCGGCGGCACGGCCATGGGCTCCGGCATGGAGACGGCCTACAAGCACGCGGTGAAGAAGGCCGCGGGCGGCGTGGTGTCCCGCGTGGTGGTGCTCACGGACGGCGACGCCAACATCGGCCCCAACCTCACCCCCAAGGCCATGCTGGCCAGCATCGAGAAGTACGTGGCCGAGGGCGTCACGCTCACCACGGTGGGCTTCGGCATGGGCAACTACCACGACTCGCTGATGGAGCAGCTGGCCGACAAGGGCAACGGCAACAGCTTCTACGTGGACAGCATGAAGGAGGCGCGCAAGGTCTTCGAGACGCAGCTGACCGGCACGCTGGAGGTCATCGCGAAGGACGTGAAGTTCCAGGTGGAGTTCAACCCCAAGGCCGTCAGCCGCTACCGCCTGATGGGCTACGAGAACCGCGACATCGCGGACAAGGACTTCCGCGACGACAAGGTGGACGCGGGCGAGATTGGCGCGGGCCACACCGTGACGGCGCTCTACGAGGTGGAGCTCACCGGCGAGGCGCAGGACCTGGCCACCGTGCGCATCCGCGCCAAGGCGCCCAACGGGACGGAGGCCAGGGAGCAGGCCTTCCCGCTCACCCGCGCCAACCTGAAGCCGTCCATGGACGCCGCCTCCAGTGACTTCCGCTTCGCCGTCGCCGTGGCCGCCACCGCGGACATCCTCCGCGCCGCGCCCGCCGCCGAGGGCTGGAGCCTGGCCACCACGCAGAAGCTGGCGGAGGGCGCCGTGGGCGGCGACTCCGACCGCACCGAGTTTGTCCGTCTCATCGGCCAGGCCCGCGCGCTGACGACCGCGTCGGCCAGCGGCCGCTGAGAGCAGCACCCAGCACGACGCACCGGGGAACGCGCAGCAAGGGGGGCTCTGCCCGCCACCGGGGATGTACCGGTGGCGGGCAGGGCTTTTTTCAGGGGTGCTTCAGATGACGGTGATGACGGGGGGCGTGGTGGTGGTGAAGAAGTCGGTGAAGCTCCCGAACCAGTAGGTCCCCGACTTGTTGTTGATCTTGCACGCCTTGGTGCCGGAGACGCTCAGGTTGGTCCCGGTGGTGCTGATGCTGCCCGTGAGGATGCTGCCCGTCATGTAGTCGCAGTAGATGTCCGCGTTGCGCGTGGTGGAGAGCGTCGTGGGGTCCACGGCGCGCACGGCCATGATGTTGGCGGCCGAGCCGGTCCACCCGTTGCGCATCACGAAGCCCACCGCGAGCCCCAGATTCGAGCCGACGAGGGACACGGTGCCAGGCGCGCTCAGCGGAACGCTCTGGATGACCTGCGACGCGCCCGTCGTCAGGGTGCAACTGGCGCCGCCCGTGCGGGTCAACACGACTTCGTACTGCGGCGGCGAGGTGGTGATCTGCACCGTGGACACGGAGTAGTCACAGCCCTGCGAGGACGCCGTGGTCAGCCGCGCGCTCTGCTGCGCGAGCTCCGCGCCGTCCTCCTGCTCCGGGCCGCCACAGGCGGAGAGCACGAGGGCGGAGCCCAGGCACACCACGGACGTCAGCTTGTTCATCATGGGAATTCCTTTCCTTTTTTGGGGAGGGGGAAGGCCCGAACGCTAACAAGCCTGTCTGACGGAACCAATACGCGGAGTCCTGTCTGTCCTTGACGCGGAGCGACGCGTGTATAATGCGCGGTATGAACCGACCCGCTTCGTTGCAAAATGCGTTGGTGTTGGCCCTGACCTCGCTTGCCTGTGGGGCATGCGGGGACTCTGCCTCTGGCGGAGGCGTGGCCCTGGGCGCCGAGCAGAAAGGGATTGCGACCTTCTACGACGCCACCGGTGCCGGCAACTGCAGCTACGACAAGGGCGGCGACCTGATGGTGGCCGCGATGAACCGCGACCAGTACGACAACAGCGCCGCCTGCGGCCAGTGCGTGGACATCGTGGGGCCCAAGGGCAACGTGCGCGTGCGCATCGTGGATCAGTGCCCGGACTGCGATAAGGGCCACCTGGACCTGTCGCGCGAGGCCTTCGACAAGATCGCGGAGGCGAAGGACGGCCGGGTGAGCATCACCTGGACGCCGGTGTCCTGCGACGTGGCCGGCCCGGTGAAGTACCACTTCAAGGAAGGCAGCAACCCCTGGTGGACGGCCATCCAGGTGCGCAACCACCGGCTGCCCATCCAGAAGCTGGAGTGGAAGCGCGACAGCGATTGGAAGGCGCTGAAGCGCGAGAGCTACAACTACTTCGTCACCGACTCGGGCGTGGGCGAGGGCCGCTTCCAGCTGCGCGTCACCGCACAGGACGGCCAGCAGCTCGTGGACTCCGTGGAGAAGGTGCTGGACGACGGCAGCGTGGACGGGGCGGAGCAGTTCGCGCCCCAGAAGTAGGCACGCACTCCCGCCGCCCCGTCCGTCACTGCGTCAGCGCATCAGAACGTGAAGATGGACGGGGCCGTGGTGCTGGTGAAGAAGTCCGGGTAGCTGGCCACGTAGTTGTTACCCGAGCCCGTCTGGCCGGAGATGGTGCCGCTCTTCGTGCCAGACACGGTGAGCGTCGTCCCGTTGGAGGCGATGGACAGGCTGCCCGAGTAGATGGAGCCCGAGCCCAGGAAGATGGACAGCCCCGTGGAGCGGACGATGGCCAGCGTGTCCGGAGCCACGTGCTTGAGGCCCAGGGACTGGGGCGAGCTGCCGCTGACGCTGGTCTTGTACGTGTAGCTCACGGCCACGCCCAGGTCGTTGGCCGCCAGGGACAGCGAGGGAGCGGTGCCCGTGGAGGAGCCCACCACCAGGCTGCCCGCGCCGAAGGCACAGGTGGCATCCGCCGCGCGCGTGACGGTGACGTCATAGATGGGAGGAAAGGTCCCCGCCCGCGCCGCGGACGACACCGTGAAGGTGCAGCCCTGGGAGGTCCCCGTCACCAGCGCGGACTCCTGGGTGGCGAGGCCGTCCTCCCCATCCACGCCAGCACCACACGCCGTGAGGCCCGCGATCGCGCAAAGAGAGACAACCGACTTGATGTTCAGCATGGCATTGGACTCCAGGGTTGGGGTTGGGACCAATTCAATACGCGACAATGGTGGGAGCCAGGGTGCTGGTGAAGAAGTTCGGGAAGACGGCCACGTAGTGGTCCCCCGATCCCGTCTCTCCGGAGATCGGGACGTTCTTGGTTCCGGTGGCGATCAGCGTCGTGCCGTCCGGTCCGATGGCGAGGTCGGCGGACCAGATGTAGGTCCCCAGCGAGATTGGAGTCAGGCCCGTGGAGCGGACGATGG
This DNA window, taken from Corallococcus coralloides DSM 2259, encodes the following:
- a CDS encoding heparan-alpha-glucosaminide N-acetyltransferase domain-containing protein, which produces MSPLPSAVPASRERVRAIDWLRGLSVLFMIQTHALVLLTPELRKSVWTGRLLKVDGLVAPAFIFSAGFALALLMVRSAAAGVLNERVRRNLRRITEVFAVAALVNWVWFPIRTEPVWLLRLDILHCVGLCLLLTLPMAALLASRPRVLAGTAFVLAMVAFALAPFSDSAGEPWASFLRKSNWAPFPLVPWVGFAWLGAFAGCIAGAWGRKGLARALGFLIALGLVGTLMPGVLNNLYPPHRFFVTNPSNSATRFMWVCAVLLVMLWVEGRMAPDAKPSRARRFLEVFGTASLSAYFFHEMLLYYRVFGVFSFQKLWGDSSGWLKYAGLLALLIACTFVLCLAWDPVERAVKKAFARAGQWLLSAPRWLRPVRRRG
- a CDS encoding VOC family protein, producing the protein METTRPFRILGIQQIAIGGLDKGALRKLWVDTLGLTAHGTYRSEKENVDEDIVVAGAGPFKVEVDLMQPVNPDGRPKVHDPALNHVGLWVDDLAVAVKWLEGQGMRFTPGGIRKGAAGFDVCFIHPKASDQFPLSGEGVLIELVQAPPEIIRAFEQAAASAAH
- a CDS encoding vWA domain-containing protein gives rise to the protein MSPFFSKRRVSFVSGALLCASLVSACSSREPAQGSMSAHAELKPQAMATTQSVPKDADERFARPMPPPPSTPAAAPAAKKRGDVAAAPAPMMVEEREASDALAAAEPAMRRPPPAKAAMTMGAATGALGGAPAPIQQPLEKRKLEMDGDKGVAEGGNVFETYKANAFTETAKDNLSTFAADVDTASYSMARRYLQQGQLPPTHAVRVEEFVNYFKYRYTPPEEGAFTVHLEGAPSPFNQRRQFVRVGVQGKVVSKSQRKPAHLVFLVDTSGSMASSDKLPLAIESIKVAVKNLNENDTVALVTYAGSTRDVLAPTPATDVKKIHAALDTLVAGGGTAMGSGMETAYKHAVKKAAGGVVSRVVVLTDGDANIGPNLTPKAMLASIEKYVAEGVTLTTVGFGMGNYHDSLMEQLADKGNGNSFYVDSMKEARKVFETQLTGTLEVIAKDVKFQVEFNPKAVSRYRLMGYENRDIADKDFRDDKVDAGEIGAGHTVTALYEVELTGEAQDLATVRIRAKAPNGTEAREQAFPLTRANLKPSMDAASSDFRFAVAVAATADILRAAPAAEGWSLATTQKLAEGAVGGDSDRTEFVRLIGQARALTTASASGR
- a CDS encoding expansin EXLX1 family cellulose-binding protein, with product MALGAEQKGIATFYDATGAGNCSYDKGGDLMVAAMNRDQYDNSAACGQCVDIVGPKGNVRVRIVDQCPDCDKGHLDLSREAFDKIAEAKDGRVSITWTPVSCDVAGPVKYHFKEGSNPWWTAIQVRNHRLPIQKLEWKRDSDWKALKRESYNYFVTDSGVGEGRFQLRVTAQDGQQLVDSVEKVLDDGSVDGAEQFAPQK